Proteins encoded in a region of the Bacillota bacterium genome:
- a CDS encoding polysaccharide biosynthesis protein, with translation MKDFYKGLKVLITGAAGTVGREIVRQLSLLEPAELRLVDNNETEMFFLMEEYRHQDIHCFLGDIRDRDKVEKLCKDIDVVFHCAAFKHVILSEYNPFDVVQTNVIGVENVIRAATNQNVKYVLFTSSDKAVNPTSVMGASKLLGEKLITAANAIKNGSSTIFSSTRFGNVMGSRGSVVHLFMKQVKSGGPVTITDRRMTRFVMTVEEAARLVLKSVTIARGGEVFVAKMPTIKIPDLAEIIIDTLAPRYGYHPADIGVVEIGAKPGEKLYEELMSNEEVRRSLELDDMFVITPAFRSIYQSISYEYPQIVSNTVNKPYVSSIEKPLSKEELWRYLISKGVLGKSEDNLVEVTK, from the coding sequence ATGAAAGATTTTTATAAAGGCCTAAAAGTGCTCATTACAGGCGCAGCCGGAACCGTCGGAAGAGAGATAGTAAGGCAACTCTCTCTCCTTGAGCCTGCAGAGCTCAGATTAGTGGATAATAACGAAACAGAGATGTTCTTCCTTATGGAAGAGTACAGGCATCAAGACATCCACTGCTTTCTAGGCGATATAAGAGACAGAGATAAAGTAGAAAAGCTTTGCAAAGACATCGATGTAGTTTTCCACTGTGCTGCTTTTAAGCATGTGATTCTCTCTGAATACAATCCTTTTGACGTTGTGCAAACCAATGTTATCGGCGTTGAAAACGTCATAAGAGCCGCAACAAACCAAAATGTAAAGTATGTTCTCTTTACAAGCAGCGATAAGGCCGTAAACCCAACAAGCGTTATGGGCGCATCAAAACTACTTGGAGAAAAGCTTATAACCGCTGCTAACGCTATAAAAAATGGAAGCAGTACCATTTTTAGCAGCACAAGATTTGGAAATGTTATGGGGTCTAGAGGCTCCGTTGTCCATCTCTTCATGAAGCAGGTCAAAAGCGGTGGTCCTGTTACGATCACCGATCGAAGGATGACGAGATTTGTCATGACCGTTGAGGAAGCTGCAAGGCTGGTACTAAAATCGGTCACGATTGCCCGCGGAGGAGAAGTATTTGTTGCCAAGATGCCAACAATAAAAATACCTGATCTCGCAGAGATTATAATTGATACTCTTGCCCCAAGATATGGGTATCACCCCGCAGACATTGGCGTTGTCGAGATTGGAGCCAAACCCGGCGAGAAATTGTACGAAGAGCTGATGAGCAACGAAGAGGTTCGCCGCTCCCTAGAGCTTGATGACATGTTTGTGATCACGCCAGCGTTTAGGTCAATATATCAATCAATAAGCTATGAATACCCGCAAATTGTCTCCAATACAGTAAATAAACCTTATGTCTCTTCCATAGAGAAGCCATTATCAAAAGAAGAACTTTGGCGGTATTTGATTAGTAAAGGTGTTTTGGGCAAATCCGAGGATAACCTGGTGGAGGTAACCAAATGA
- a CDS encoding NAD-dependent epimerase/dehydratase family protein: MRILVLGADGYLGWPTCMYFSQRGHDVTGIDNYFRRNASRELNCEPLIANPDLLQRARIWEKISGKKIHIHIGDVTDYSFLKEIFTEYRPDTVVHYAEQPSAPYSMMDRDKAAFTLTNNLVTTLNVIYAVREVAPDCHIIKLGTMGEYGTPNIDIEEGWIEIEHLGRKDKFLFPRQAGSLYHTTKIQDTDMLWFYVRTWGLRATDLMQGPVYGISTDESDLDDRLLPHFNYDDIFGTVLNRFVVQAVVGHPLTIYGKGKQTRGYLDIRDALSCVYLAANNRPLRGELRIFNQLTETFSVNELADKVKRFADWHGYKVQIRHYENPRAEKEEHYYNPKYSGLLELGLKPHYLTDEVLDKMFRVVEKYRDNIYEHQILRGIKWMQETSKEPVVM; this comes from the coding sequence ATGAGAATCCTGGTATTGGGTGCGGATGGTTACCTTGGCTGGCCAACCTGTATGTATTTTTCACAGCGGGGCCATGATGTCACGGGGATAGATAACTATTTTCGCCGCAACGCTTCCCGTGAACTAAATTGCGAGCCCTTGATAGCAAATCCAGACCTTCTACAGCGGGCAAGGATATGGGAGAAGATATCCGGCAAGAAGATACACATACATATAGGAGATGTAACCGATTACTCCTTTCTTAAGGAAATATTCACCGAGTATAGACCGGATACAGTCGTGCACTATGCCGAGCAGCCCTCTGCCCCCTATTCTATGATGGATCGTGATAAAGCGGCCTTTACCCTGACAAACAACCTTGTAACCACCCTAAACGTCATTTATGCCGTAAGAGAAGTTGCGCCGGATTGCCACATTATCAAGCTCGGCACGATGGGCGAGTACGGCACCCCGAACATCGACATAGAAGAGGGATGGATCGAAATTGAGCACTTGGGTCGGAAGGATAAGTTTCTCTTCCCAAGGCAGGCAGGCTCTCTTTATCATACAACCAAGATTCAAGACACAGACATGCTGTGGTTTTATGTCAGAACTTGGGGTCTAAGGGCAACCGACTTGATGCAAGGCCCCGTTTACGGCATATCAACCGATGAGTCGGATCTGGATGATCGCCTTTTGCCGCATTTTAACTACGACGATATATTTGGCACCGTGCTAAACCGATTTGTTGTGCAGGCGGTGGTCGGCCACCCGCTGACTATATATGGAAAAGGCAAGCAGACCAGAGGATATTTAGATATAAGGGATGCCCTATCTTGCGTATATTTGGCAGCCAATAATCGCCCCCTACGCGGTGAGCTAAGGATATTCAACCAATTAACTGAAACATTCTCAGTTAACGAGCTTGCCGATAAAGTGAAGCGGTTTGCCGATTGGCATGGCTACAAAGTACAGATCAGACATTATGAAAACCCCCGGGCAGAAAAAGAAGAGCATTATTATAATCCAAAATATAGCGGGCTTCTCGAGCTTGGGCTCAAGCCCCATTATCTGACAGACGAAGTTCTTGACAAGATGTTTAGGGTTGTTGAGAAATACAGAGACAATATTTACGAGCACCAGATACTAAGAGGAATTAAGTGGATGCAAGAAACAAGTAAAGAGCCTGTGGTTATGTAA
- a CDS encoding GDP-mannose 4,6-dehydratase, whose protein sequence is MSFTERASWLITGGCGFIGVNLIDHLLKNIPGIRIRILDNLSVGSKDNLLEVASFTQKEANSIADRPTGVELVVGDITDYDTCLSCCRGINVVVHLAANTGVAPSVDYPRQDMKANVIGTFNMLEASRHSGVEKFIFASSGASLGEVEPPIDEEKVARPVSPYGASKLAGEGYCSAYFRTFGLKTISLRFGNVYGPRSKNKESVVAKFIKKALSGEVLEIYGDGEQTRDFIYIDDLVQAIMLSAKADIGGEVFQIATHNETTINELVKIISMLVNESVDKETRVKHVSARPGDVKRNFSDISKARKLLGYKPAFDLDAGLRITFEYFAQFKQEQIASSLLICHSYRAAE, encoded by the coding sequence ATCAGTTTCACTGAGAGAGCAAGCTGGCTGATAACCGGTGGCTGTGGATTTATTGGTGTTAACCTGATAGATCACCTACTTAAGAATATTCCAGGTATAAGGATAAGGATTCTGGACAACCTCTCTGTAGGCAGTAAAGACAATTTGCTGGAGGTTGCTTCCTTTACGCAAAAAGAGGCTAACTCCATAGCCGACAGACCTACTGGAGTCGAGCTTGTTGTGGGTGATATTACCGATTACGATACGTGCCTTAGCTGCTGCAGGGGAATAAATGTTGTTGTACACCTTGCTGCAAACACCGGAGTTGCCCCATCGGTTGATTATCCAAGACAAGACATGAAGGCCAATGTAATCGGCACCTTTAACATGCTTGAGGCATCAAGGCATTCCGGTGTCGAAAAATTCATCTTTGCCTCATCAGGCGCATCCCTAGGAGAAGTCGAGCCGCCTATTGATGAGGAAAAGGTCGCGAGGCCTGTGTCTCCTTATGGTGCAAGCAAGCTTGCTGGCGAGGGTTATTGTTCGGCTTACTTTCGAACCTTTGGATTGAAAACCATATCCCTTAGATTCGGTAATGTCTATGGCCCAAGGTCGAAGAATAAAGAAAGTGTAGTAGCAAAATTTATCAAGAAGGCCTTGAGTGGAGAAGTCCTTGAAATATATGGCGATGGTGAACAGACAAGGGATTTCATATATATAGATGACCTGGTGCAGGCCATTATGCTTTCGGCAAAAGCAGATATCGGCGGAGAAGTATTCCAGATAGCAACACACAATGAGACTACCATAAATGAGTTGGTCAAGATAATCAGTATGCTTGTAAATGAAAGCGTGGATAAAGAGACGAGAGTAAAACATGTTAGCGCAAGGCCTGGGGACGTAAAAAGGAATTTCTCAGATATATCAAAGGCGCGTAAGTTGTTAGGGTACAAGCCGGCATTTGACCTAGATGCCGGACTGCGGATTACATTTGAATACTTTGCACAATTTAAGCAAGAGCAAATTGCAAGCTCCTTGCTTATCTGCCATTCATATCGAGCAGCTGAGTGA
- a CDS encoding class I SAM-dependent methyltransferase, producing the protein MDKSNNQNYGAAKLTDINYWNNYWSSAGNLDTRAIISLRWMRGYLFQEMKDVFRSNLPISDSRVFLEIGCAPGRWIVYFRKHFGYRCYGLEISDQGYKQTVENLCAANVDARIIQADVVFSDGFLEHFTDLQSIIEKLVSLVKPGGILISSIPNLTGLHKAFIALSKKKAHIFNHHYPITAEAIRKAYESHGLRTKIFPVGSVIPKLVGHFLINKPLNVLLLGMKHLKINHLFENTAISNTYIVIGIKQDGA; encoded by the coding sequence ATGGACAAGAGCAATAATCAAAACTACGGAGCTGCTAAGCTAACTGACATAAATTATTGGAATAATTACTGGTCATCAGCTGGCAACTTAGATACCAGAGCCATCATATCTCTTAGATGGATGCGCGGCTATTTATTTCAAGAAATGAAAGACGTATTTCGATCCAACTTACCAATAAGTGATTCAAGGGTGTTTTTAGAGATTGGTTGTGCACCGGGTAGGTGGATTGTTTATTTTAGGAAACACTTTGGATACAGATGTTATGGACTGGAGATAAGTGATCAGGGCTACAAGCAGACGGTTGAGAATCTTTGTGCAGCAAATGTTGACGCTAGGATAATCCAGGCGGACGTGGTTTTTTCAGATGGATTCCTGGAACACTTTACCGATTTACAGTCAATAATAGAAAAGCTGGTATCTCTTGTTAAGCCCGGAGGTATTTTAATCTCCTCAATCCCAAACTTAACTGGATTACACAAAGCTTTTATTGCCCTATCAAAAAAGAAGGCGCATATATTTAACCACCACTATCCAATTACCGCTGAAGCAATTCGCAAGGCCTATGAAAGCCATGGGCTTAGGACGAAAATATTTCCCGTAGGCTCAGTCATTCCTAAGCTGGTAGGCCATTTTCTAATTAACAAACCACTTAATGTATTATTGCTGGGAATGAAGCATCTTAAAATAAACCATTTGTTTGAAAATACTGCAATCTCAAATACGTATATTGTTATTGGCATAAAACAAGACGGTGCATGA
- a CDS encoding glycosyltransferase family 4 protein, with translation MMINANDLHVFYCLYRDFPGNSSTAYYNYARCLVEQGVRVTVVAGNDRKSAESKDRKFISGVDVYRLETKLNDAMSVHPTWFAMKAFWLISRLAQDKANSILHQIAFPNLGLVLQPPPFFRLPKRQVLDIRATAVRREFLDRLSCKIIKFQAGLFKNVLVISEEVAKRLKLDSYDVLPIGVNLSLFKRDEVKRARLRGSLGLKDTDLLLVYVGHLNPSRRLDLLLRSFWLAKSYIKNAMGTDLSMMIIGGGSDFERLRNIAKSGPCQDRTVYFVGPKPHDEIPAYLSAADVGIAYIPETSQYFYQPPIKTYEYLASGLCTIATRTLGNLRVIADGDNGILSDYREEAIANAIIKVAANPELRKKLSDNARQSISEYDYRRIVAKILVPYYERICR, from the coding sequence ATGATGATTAATGCAAACGATTTACATGTGTTTTATTGTCTCTATAGAGACTTTCCAGGAAATAGTTCGACAGCATACTATAACTATGCTCGATGCCTTGTAGAGCAAGGTGTACGGGTTACCGTTGTTGCTGGAAACGATAGGAAAAGCGCTGAAAGCAAAGATCGCAAGTTTATCTCGGGTGTAGATGTTTATCGATTAGAAACAAAATTAAATGACGCAATGTCCGTACATCCGACATGGTTTGCAATGAAAGCTTTTTGGTTGATATCAAGATTGGCCCAAGACAAAGCAAACAGCATCCTTCATCAAATAGCATTCCCGAACCTTGGTCTTGTACTGCAGCCACCACCTTTTTTTAGACTACCGAAAAGGCAGGTGTTAGATATAAGAGCAACCGCTGTCAGAAGAGAGTTCCTTGATCGCTTATCATGCAAGATAATTAAATTTCAAGCAGGCTTATTTAAAAATGTTCTAGTTATATCAGAAGAGGTAGCTAAAAGACTAAAGCTCGACTCATACGATGTATTACCTATAGGTGTAAATCTTTCTTTATTCAAACGCGATGAAGTAAAACGAGCAAGGCTTAGAGGTAGTCTTGGATTAAAAGATACCGATCTTCTCTTGGTCTATGTAGGGCATCTAAATCCGAGTAGACGCCTGGACTTGCTCTTAAGAAGTTTTTGGTTAGCCAAGAGCTATATTAAAAATGCAATGGGTACCGATTTATCAATGATGATAATTGGAGGTGGCTCTGACTTTGAAAGGTTGCGAAATATTGCCAAGTCTGGTCCCTGCCAGGACAGAACTGTATATTTCGTTGGGCCAAAACCCCACGATGAAATCCCTGCTTATTTAAGTGCAGCGGATGTAGGGATCGCCTATATACCTGAGACATCGCAATACTTTTACCAACCACCTATAAAAACATATGAGTACCTAGCAAGTGGTCTGTGCACCATTGCAACAAGAACCCTAGGCAATCTAAGAGTTATTGCTGATGGCGATAACGGCATCTTAAGCGATTATAGAGAAGAAGCAATCGCAAACGCCATTATAAAAGTTGCGGCTAACCCAGAGCTTCGGAAAAAACTCTCTGATAATGCAAGGCAAAGCATCTCAGAATACGATTATAGAAGAATCGTTGCAAAAATTTTGGTGCCTTATTACGAAAGGATTTGTCGCTAA
- a CDS encoding glycosyltransferase: MKVVFWVSLFLLLYTHLLYPAVLYLMALYIRRRPLVNNNDYDAKISIVIAIHNEENVISKKLQNILDSISHPSLGKNVEIILASDGSSDNTVAIANKFKQYMNLKILSLSRQGKALAHNEAIKNANGELIIFTDADAEFDTAFIKNVANYFSLKDVGCVTGNLIYKPTNSAISKSESLYWKIERKIRSLESNIGILATASGACMAVRKELWLDLTPTDDSDFITPLDVVLQGYRVIFAPDAIAYDIPPSSVKGEFKTRIRQTSKNFIGTLRRWGWVGLAKHPFVSWGLVSHKILRWLTPFFMFLVLLGDLLLLREGFLYRLIFVKQIIFYCTAIVGFFGEVVKIRLPVASAVFSFCVASFGMGVGVIKSIVGKAPSLYGLED, from the coding sequence ATGAAAGTAGTATTTTGGGTATCCTTGTTCTTGTTGTTGTATACCCATCTACTATACCCAGCCGTTCTCTATCTAATGGCCTTATATATAAGAAGAAGACCGCTTGTTAACAACAATGATTATGACGCCAAAATTAGCATTGTTATAGCAATCCATAACGAAGAGAACGTTATTTCCAAAAAGCTACAGAACATCCTTGATTCAATTAGCCATCCATCCCTTGGTAAAAATGTAGAGATAATATTGGCTTCCGATGGCTCCTCGGATAACACAGTTGCCATTGCAAACAAGTTTAAGCAATATATGAACCTAAAAATCCTGTCCCTTAGCAGACAAGGGAAGGCGCTTGCTCACAACGAAGCCATTAAAAATGCAAATGGTGAGCTTATTATATTTACTGATGCTGATGCCGAATTTGATACAGCGTTTATAAAAAATGTGGCAAATTATTTCTCTCTCAAAGACGTTGGTTGTGTAACCGGAAATCTTATCTATAAACCCACAAATTCGGCAATATCCAAATCGGAGAGCCTCTATTGGAAGATCGAGAGGAAAATCAGATCACTTGAGAGTAATATCGGCATACTTGCTACTGCAAGCGGCGCATGTATGGCAGTTAGAAAGGAGTTGTGGCTTGACTTGACCCCCACCGATGATTCTGATTTCATCACACCGCTCGATGTTGTCTTGCAGGGATATAGGGTGATTTTTGCTCCAGATGCGATTGCTTATGATATTCCTCCTTCTTCTGTCAAAGGAGAGTTTAAGACAAGAATTCGCCAGACATCTAAGAACTTTATAGGAACATTACGTAGATGGGGATGGGTGGGTCTAGCCAAGCACCCATTCGTAAGCTGGGGACTGGTATCACACAAGATACTGCGTTGGCTTACACCATTTTTCATGTTTTTAGTTCTCTTGGGAGACTTGTTGCTTCTTAGGGAAGGGTTTTTGTATCGGCTAATATTTGTAAAGCAAATAATTTTTTACTGTACAGCGATAGTAGGCTTTTTTGGCGAAGTTGTCAAAATAAGACTTCCTGTCGCCTCGGCCGTCTTTAGTTTTTGTGTGGCTAGTTTTGGGATGGGGGTTGGCGTTATAAAAAGCATTGTTGGTAAGGCACCTTCGTTATATGGGTTGGAAGATTGA
- a CDS encoding class I SAM-dependent methyltransferase, giving the protein MTKELDRIVEAYKNRDAAGKGELYTFFQPSTIYIAQQRERELIKTLIQHSATSLSEMRILDLGCGTGNVLRDFIKYGAKPKNCYGIDLLPDRIKIAKDLSPNVSFECGNAENLPYEDEFFDIVLCFTVFTSILDPEMKRGIVSEMYRVLKRGGIILYYDYHINNPKNLDVRGVKKREIRKLFQGFKIQLKRVTLAPPLVRAIAPFSFMLCQILEKVPLLRTHYLGVMTKL; this is encoded by the coding sequence TTGACTAAAGAGCTAGATAGAATCGTAGAAGCATATAAGAATAGAGACGCTGCTGGAAAGGGAGAGCTTTATACTTTCTTTCAGCCATCAACTATTTATATAGCCCAACAAAGAGAAAGGGAGCTGATCAAAACCCTTATCCAGCACAGTGCTACCAGCCTATCAGAAATGCGCATTCTTGATTTAGGCTGTGGTACCGGTAACGTGTTAAGAGACTTTATTAAATACGGTGCAAAGCCTAAAAACTGTTACGGAATTGACTTGCTTCCTGATAGAATAAAGATAGCAAAAGACTTAAGCCCTAATGTTAGCTTTGAATGTGGCAACGCAGAGAATTTACCGTATGAAGACGAGTTCTTCGATATAGTGCTCTGTTTTACAGTATTTACGTCAATTTTAGACCCAGAAATGAAACGAGGCATAGTGTCAGAAATGTATCGAGTACTAAAGCGTGGTGGCATCATCCTATACTATGATTACCACATAAACAACCCTAAGAACCTAGATGTAAGAGGGGTCAAAAAAAGGGAAATCCGCAAACTCTTTCAAGGCTTTAAAATCCAGCTTAAGCGTGTGACTCTAGCTCCTCCACTGGTGAGAGCTATAGCCCCATTTTCGTTTATGTTGTGCCAAATTCTCGAGAAAGTTCCTTTGCTTCGCACGCATTATCTTGGAGTGATGACAAAGTTATGA